In Saccharothrix syringae, the following are encoded in one genomic region:
- a CDS encoding SDR family oxidoreductase, which yields MSDQYDEQTAQRHPEPEQQEGQQQAHPGTGEAMDPPPDHGEDSYRGSGRLEGRRAVITGGDSGIGRAVAIAFAREGADVLLSYLEEEQEDAERTAALVRDAGRRAVLVPGDIRDEAHCRHVVERALADLGGIEVLVNNAAYQMSQDEGLLGITTEQFDRVLKTNVYAMFWLCKAAVPHMPEGSSIINTSSIQAFQPSPELLDYATTKAAIVNFTKGLSQDLAGRGIRVNSVAPGPVWTPLIPATMPAEKVDSFGEQTPMGRAGQPAELAPAYVFFASPESSYVTGEVLGVTGGQLLT from the coding sequence ATGTCGGACCAGTACGACGAGCAGACCGCGCAGCGGCACCCGGAGCCGGAGCAGCAGGAGGGGCAGCAGCAGGCGCACCCCGGCACCGGCGAGGCCATGGACCCGCCGCCCGACCACGGCGAGGACAGCTACCGGGGCAGCGGGCGGCTGGAGGGCCGCCGGGCCGTCATCACCGGCGGCGACTCCGGCATCGGGCGGGCCGTGGCGATCGCGTTCGCCCGCGAGGGCGCCGACGTGCTGCTGTCCTACCTGGAGGAGGAGCAGGAGGACGCCGAGCGGACCGCCGCGCTGGTGCGCGACGCGGGGCGGCGGGCCGTGCTCGTGCCCGGTGACATCCGGGACGAGGCGCACTGCCGGCACGTGGTGGAGCGGGCGCTGGCCGACCTGGGCGGCATCGAGGTGCTGGTGAACAACGCCGCCTACCAGATGTCGCAGGACGAGGGGCTGCTCGGGATCACCACCGAGCAGTTCGACCGGGTGCTCAAGACCAACGTCTACGCCATGTTCTGGCTGTGCAAGGCGGCCGTACCGCACATGCCCGAGGGCTCGTCGATCATCAACACCTCGTCCATCCAGGCGTTCCAGCCGTCGCCGGAGCTGCTGGACTACGCCACGACGAAGGCCGCGATCGTCAACTTCACCAAGGGCCTGTCGCAGGACCTCGCCGGCCGCGGCATCCGGGTCAACTCGGTTGCGCCCGGTCCGGTGTGGACGCCGCTGATCCCGGCCACCATGCCGGCCGAGAAGGTGGACTCCTTCGGCGAGCAGACCCCGATGGGACGGGCGGGCCAGCCGGCCGAGCTGGCCCCGGCCTACGTGTTCTTCGCCTCACCGGAGTCCAGCTACGTCACCGGCGAGGTCCTGGGGGTCACGGGTGGTCAGCTGCTCACCTGA
- a CDS encoding taurine ABC transporter substrate-binding protein yields MSVSRRSVLSLLAAAPVLAACGVGGSSSSGERREVRIAYQNFADSTLLVKDQGTLEKALPDHRVTWTSFDSGASINTAFLGGAIDLAVIGSSPAAAGLSAPLGIPYQVVELLNVIGDSEALVVRKASGITDIKGLVGRKVAAPFSSTAHYSLLAAFEQAGVDPASVTLVDLEPQNIQAAWQRGDIDGAYVWTPVLSVLQQDGVTLTDSAKLAAAGKPTLTFTVARKEFIEQNGDVLDKWLAATDDAIKKIKTEPRVVAEAVARQIGAGVDDALSQLKQNIYLDHAEQLGPDYFGTPEAPGRLAEQLRATAEFLHGQKKVDSVPDLAAFRSALRAPRG; encoded by the coding sequence ATGTCCGTCAGCCGCAGATCGGTCCTGTCCCTGCTCGCCGCCGCACCGGTGCTGGCCGCGTGCGGGGTCGGCGGGTCGTCGTCCTCCGGCGAGCGCCGCGAGGTCCGCATCGCCTACCAGAACTTCGCCGACAGCACGCTGCTGGTCAAGGACCAGGGCACGCTGGAGAAGGCGCTGCCCGACCACCGGGTCACCTGGACCTCGTTCGACTCCGGCGCGAGCATCAACACCGCGTTCCTCGGCGGCGCCATCGACCTCGCGGTCATCGGCAGCAGCCCGGCCGCGGCCGGGCTCAGCGCGCCGCTGGGCATCCCCTACCAGGTCGTCGAACTGCTCAACGTGATCGGCGACAGCGAGGCCCTGGTGGTGCGCAAGGCGAGTGGCATCACCGACATCAAGGGCCTGGTCGGCCGCAAGGTCGCCGCGCCGTTCAGCTCTACCGCGCACTACAGCCTCCTGGCCGCCTTCGAGCAGGCGGGCGTCGACCCGGCGTCGGTGACCCTGGTGGACCTGGAGCCGCAGAACATCCAGGCCGCCTGGCAGCGCGGCGACATCGACGGCGCGTACGTGTGGACGCCGGTGCTCAGCGTGCTCCAGCAGGACGGCGTCACGCTCACCGACAGCGCCAAGCTCGCCGCCGCGGGCAAGCCGACGCTGACGTTCACCGTGGCGCGCAAGGAGTTCATCGAGCAGAACGGCGACGTGCTGGACAAGTGGCTCGCCGCCACCGACGACGCCATCAAGAAGATCAAGACCGAGCCGCGGGTGGTCGCCGAGGCGGTGGCGCGGCAGATCGGCGCGGGCGTGGACGACGCGCTGTCCCAGCTCAAGCAGAACATCTACCTCGACCACGCCGAGCAGCTCGGCCCCGACTACTTCGGCACGCCCGAGGCGCCCGGCAGGCTCGCCGAGCAGCTGCGGGCCACCGCCGAGTTCCTGCACGGGCAGAAGAAGGTCGACTCGGTGCCGGACCTGGCCGCGTTCCGCTCGGCCCTGCGGGCGCCCCGTGGGTGA
- a CDS encoding amidase, whose translation MLLPLAAPPPVPVGAPAVPAAADPLPDLDAATIPQLARRMDAGSLTSVELTRAYLRRIDTVDRGVRSVLAVDPEALRQAAESDRRRARGQARGLMDGIPVLLKDNIDTRSGGTAGSRALRVPPRDDAELVRRLREAGAVVLGKTNMSEWGNFRSPWSTSGWSGVGGQTNNPYVLDRNPCGSSSGSGAAVAASLAQVAVGTETDGSIVSPAGQSGVVGFKPTLGRVSGDGIVPISTHQDTAGPMARHVVDAAILMSVLEGGGADYAAALTPDALRGARVGVWRRAGFSAETDRVVESAVDVLRRNGATVVEVELSHLDRIDAAERSALVTEFKHDLEAYLRTRPGVPQTLTELIAFNEADPVELSRFGQELFHEAEKAPPITDPTYREQRRTATDLARRSIDEVLAAHRLDVVMAPTNSPAWRTDYTGDPFGLSSAKPAAVAGYPNATVPAGFAGPLPIGVSFMAGHGADARVLRFAAAFERAAPVRRAPAYLPTLPGVTGCGS comes from the coding sequence ATGCTCCTGCCGCTCGCAGCGCCACCGCCCGTGCCCGTCGGCGCGCCCGCGGTGCCCGCTGCCGCCGACCCGCTCCCGGACCTGGACGCGGCCACGATCCCGCAGTTGGCGCGGCGGATGGACGCGGGTTCGTTGACCTCGGTCGAGCTGACGCGCGCCTACCTGCGGCGCATCGACACCGTGGACCGGGGGGTGCGGTCGGTGCTGGCGGTGGACCCGGAGGCGTTGCGGCAGGCGGCGGAGAGCGACCGGCGGCGGGCGCGCGGTCAGGCGCGGGGGTTGATGGACGGCATCCCGGTGCTGCTCAAGGACAACATCGACACGCGTTCGGGCGGCACGGCGGGGTCGCGGGCGTTGCGGGTGCCGCCGCGTGACGACGCGGAGCTGGTCAGGCGCCTGCGCGAGGCCGGCGCGGTCGTGCTGGGCAAGACCAACATGTCCGAATGGGGCAACTTCCGCTCCCCGTGGTCGACGTCCGGCTGGTCGGGTGTCGGCGGCCAGACCAACAACCCGTACGTGTTGGATCGCAACCCGTGCGGGTCGTCGTCCGGCTCGGGTGCGGCGGTGGCGGCGTCGTTGGCGCAGGTCGCGGTGGGTACGGAGACCGACGGCTCGATCGTGAGCCCGGCGGGGCAGAGCGGCGTCGTGGGGTTCAAGCCGACCCTGGGCCGGGTCAGCGGTGACGGCATCGTGCCGATCTCGACCCACCAGGACACGGCCGGCCCGATGGCGCGGCACGTCGTCGACGCCGCGATCCTGATGTCCGTCCTGGAGGGGGGCGGCGCGGACTACGCCGCCGCCCTCACGCCCGACGCGCTGCGCGGCGCGCGGGTCGGCGTGTGGCGCAGGGCGGGGTTCAGCGCCGAGACCGACCGCGTGGTGGAGTCCGCGGTGGACGTGCTGCGGCGCAACGGCGCCACCGTGGTCGAGGTGGAGCTGTCGCACCTGGACCGGATCGACGCGGCCGAGCGGTCGGCGCTGGTCACCGAGTTCAAGCACGACCTGGAGGCGTACCTCAGGACCCGGCCCGGCGTGCCGCAGACCCTCACCGAGCTGATCGCCTTCAACGAGGCCGACCCGGTCGAGCTGAGCAGGTTCGGCCAGGAACTCTTCCACGAGGCGGAGAAGGCGCCGCCGATCACCGACCCGACCTACCGCGAGCAGCGCCGCACCGCCACCGACCTGGCCCGCCGCTCGATCGACGAGGTCCTGGCCGCCCACCGGCTGGACGTGGTCATGGCGCCGACCAACAGCCCCGCCTGGCGCACCGACTACACCGGCGACCCCTTCGGGCTCAGCTCGGCCAAGCCCGCGGCGGTCGCCGGCTACCCGAACGCCACCGTCCCGGCGGGCTTCGCCGGCCCGCTCCCGATCGGCGTGTCGTTCATGGCCGGCCACGGCGCGGACGCGCGGGTCCTGCGGTTCGCCGCGGCCTTCGAGCGGGCGGCACCGGTGCGCCGCGCACCCGCCTACCTGCCCACGCTGCCCGGGGTCACCGGTTGCGGGTCTTGA
- a CDS encoding N-acetylglutaminylglutamine amidotransferase → MCGIAGEVVTGRSDRPDLDAVERMTRTMWSRGPDGAGHWSEGRVALGHRRLSIIDLSDTGSQPMVDDDLGLAVAFNGCVYNYRELRAELSDRYRFTSTSDTEVVLKAYDRWGDRFVEHLVGMFAIALVDRRRDRVLLVRDRLGIKPLYVAEVAGRTRFASTLPALLAGGGVDTGLDPVGLHHYLTWHSIVPGERTVLRGVRKVPPATVRVLEPGRAPRDHVYWRPSYTRRPEHAGWTGQDWRDAVREALRTAVRRRTVSDVEVGVLLSGGLDSSLLVALLAEEGHRPSTFSIGFTDRDGVEGDEFTYSDAVAHKFGTDHHQLRVDDAELAPAVEQAVASMSEPLGTHDVTAFHLVCREVSRHVKVVQSGQGADEVFAGYRYHQPAAGAPRDRAAEVFRDAFHDHDDLAHVLAPEWLVPGDPSGELVARHLGAPGADTALDAVLRTDTHLLMPDDPVKRVDNMAMAWGVEARVPFLDQDLVELVAACPPELKSGQGGKSVLKDIGRELLPPEVVDRPKGYFPVPALTRLDGTVLDLLEGALRSPAARQRGVLRRDYVDALLADPNGRFTKAHGNELWHVGVLEMWLQRLGV, encoded by the coding sequence ATGTGCGGAATCGCCGGTGAGGTCGTGACCGGGCGGTCGGACCGCCCGGACCTCGACGCCGTGGAGCGCATGACGCGGACCATGTGGTCGCGCGGACCGGACGGCGCGGGGCACTGGTCGGAGGGGCGGGTGGCGCTCGGGCACCGCCGGCTGTCCATCATCGACCTGTCCGACACCGGCTCCCAGCCCATGGTGGACGACGACCTCGGCCTGGCCGTGGCGTTCAACGGGTGCGTCTACAACTACCGGGAGCTGCGCGCGGAGCTGTCCGACCGGTACCGGTTCACCTCCACCAGCGACACCGAGGTCGTCCTCAAGGCGTACGACCGCTGGGGCGACCGGTTCGTGGAGCACCTGGTCGGCATGTTCGCCATCGCCCTGGTCGACCGGCGGCGCGACCGCGTGCTGCTGGTGCGCGACCGGCTGGGGATCAAGCCGCTGTACGTGGCCGAGGTGGCGGGGCGCACGCGGTTCGCCTCCACCCTGCCCGCGCTGCTGGCCGGCGGCGGGGTGGACACCGGGCTCGACCCGGTGGGCCTGCACCACTACCTGACCTGGCACTCCATCGTGCCCGGCGAGCGCACGGTCCTGCGCGGCGTGCGCAAGGTGCCGCCCGCGACCGTCCGCGTGCTCGAACCGGGCCGGGCACCCCGCGACCACGTCTACTGGCGGCCCTCCTACACCCGGCGGCCGGAGCACGCCGGGTGGACCGGGCAGGACTGGCGGGACGCGGTGCGCGAGGCGCTGCGCACCGCCGTGCGGCGGCGGACCGTGTCCGACGTGGAGGTCGGCGTGCTGCTCTCCGGCGGGCTGGACTCCAGCCTGCTGGTCGCGCTGCTCGCCGAGGAGGGGCACCGGCCCAGCACGTTCAGCATCGGCTTCACCGACCGCGACGGCGTGGAGGGCGACGAGTTCACCTACTCCGACGCCGTCGCGCACAAGTTCGGCACCGACCACCACCAGCTGCGCGTCGACGACGCGGAGCTGGCCCCGGCCGTCGAGCAGGCCGTGGCGTCGATGAGCGAGCCCCTGGGCACCCACGACGTCACCGCCTTCCACCTGGTCTGCCGCGAGGTGTCCCGGCACGTCAAGGTCGTGCAGTCCGGCCAGGGCGCCGACGAGGTCTTCGCCGGCTACCGCTACCACCAGCCCGCGGCCGGCGCGCCGAGGGACCGGGCCGCCGAGGTCTTCCGCGACGCGTTCCACGACCACGACGACCTGGCCCACGTGCTGGCACCGGAGTGGCTGGTGCCGGGCGACCCCAGCGGCGAGCTGGTCGCCCGGCACCTCGGCGCACCCGGCGCGGACACGGCGCTGGACGCCGTGCTGCGGACCGACACCCACCTGCTGATGCCCGACGACCCGGTCAAGCGGGTGGACAACATGGCGATGGCGTGGGGCGTCGAGGCCCGGGTGCCGTTCCTGGACCAGGACCTCGTCGAGCTGGTCGCGGCGTGCCCGCCGGAGCTGAAGTCCGGCCAGGGCGGCAAGTCGGTGCTCAAGGACATCGGGCGCGAACTGCTGCCGCCCGAGGTGGTCGACCGGCCCAAGGGCTACTTCCCCGTGCCGGCCCTCACCCGCCTCGACGGCACCGTGCTCGACCTGCTGGAGGGCGCGCTGCGCTCCCCGGCCGCGCGGCAGCGGGGCGTCCTGCGCCGCGACTACGTCGACGCGCTCCTGGCCGACCCCAACGGCCGCTTCACCAAGGCGCACGGGAACGAGCTGTGGCACGTCGGCGTGCTGGAGATGTGGCTCCAGCGGCTCGGCGTCTGA
- a CDS encoding ABC transporter permease encodes MAQKEPRRAALSATHSVLVRVAAVLALLAIWELLVLAEFWPPAVLPGPKQVWDQLLAASDSGNGQGGYAGSTVVERLGVSLRRVGYGSAYGILVGVGLGLVMGLVPLVRAVAEPFVTFLRALPPLAYLSLLVIWFGIDEEPKVYLLVVAAFPPVAVATAAAVTGVNRQYVEAAHALGASRLGVVGTVLLPASAPEILTGVRLAVGVAYSSVVAAETVNGADGIGGMVLNAQRYNQTAVVLLGLVVIGVTGLLIDTAILALQRAVSPWRGRA; translated from the coding sequence ATGGCGCAGAAGGAACCGCGGCGCGCCGCGCTGTCCGCCACGCACTCGGTCCTGGTGCGCGTCGCGGCCGTGCTGGCGCTGCTCGCGATCTGGGAGCTGCTGGTCCTGGCCGAGTTCTGGCCGCCCGCCGTGCTGCCCGGCCCGAAGCAGGTGTGGGACCAGCTCCTCGCCGCCTCCGACAGCGGCAACGGCCAGGGCGGGTACGCCGGGTCCACTGTGGTCGAACGGCTCGGGGTGAGCCTGCGCCGGGTCGGCTACGGCTCGGCCTACGGCATCCTGGTCGGCGTCGGCCTCGGCCTGGTGATGGGCCTGGTGCCGCTGGTCCGCGCGGTGGCCGAGCCGTTCGTGACGTTCCTGCGCGCGCTGCCGCCGCTGGCCTACCTCAGCCTGCTGGTCATCTGGTTCGGCATCGACGAGGAACCCAAGGTCTACCTGCTGGTGGTGGCCGCGTTCCCGCCGGTCGCGGTGGCGACCGCGGCGGCCGTCACCGGGGTGAACCGGCAGTACGTGGAGGCCGCGCACGCGCTGGGCGCGAGCCGGCTCGGCGTGGTCGGCACGGTGCTGCTGCCCGCGTCCGCGCCGGAGATCCTGACCGGCGTGCGGCTGGCCGTGGGCGTGGCCTACAGCTCGGTCGTGGCCGCCGAGACCGTCAACGGCGCGGACGGCATCGGGGGCATGGTCCTCAACGCCCAGCGCTACAACCAGACCGCGGTCGTCCTGCTCGGGCTCGTCGTCATCGGGGTGACCGGGCTGCTCATCGACACCGCCATCCTCGCGCTGCAACGCGCCGTCTCGCCGTGGCGCGGGCGGGCGTGA
- a CDS encoding TauD/TfdA dioxygenase family protein, translating into MAHIEPLTPTLGARVTGVDLNDVRSAEAGAPLRAALVEHKVLVFPGQSLTPTAHREFAAALGEPTPAHPVVPGLDADHPEIYVLDAGDGGKAPVWHTDVTFMSRPPLGSVLRAVTLPPTGGDTCWTDLEAAYLSLSEPVRALADRLTALHDGRKDFEEYLHGRLGGEGNTWEGERIRSLEPVAHPVVRVHPESGRRSLFVNPGFTTRLLGVSEVESRALLDVFFAAVGRPEFTVRHRWSEGDVVVWDNRSTAHYAVDDYGDQRRVMHRITLRGDVPVGV; encoded by the coding sequence GTGGCGCACATCGAACCGCTCACCCCGACCCTCGGCGCCCGGGTGACCGGCGTCGACCTCAACGACGTCCGGTCCGCCGAGGCCGGCGCACCGCTGCGCGCCGCCCTGGTGGAGCACAAGGTGCTGGTGTTCCCCGGCCAGTCCCTGACCCCGACGGCGCACCGCGAGTTCGCCGCCGCCCTGGGCGAGCCGACGCCCGCGCACCCCGTGGTGCCGGGCCTGGACGCCGACCACCCGGAGATCTACGTGCTGGACGCGGGCGACGGCGGCAAGGCCCCGGTGTGGCACACCGACGTCACGTTCATGTCCCGCCCGCCGCTGGGTTCCGTGCTGCGGGCGGTGACCCTGCCGCCGACCGGCGGTGACACGTGCTGGACCGACCTGGAGGCGGCCTACCTGTCGCTGTCCGAGCCGGTGCGCGCGCTGGCCGACCGGCTGACCGCCCTGCACGACGGGCGCAAGGACTTCGAGGAGTACCTGCACGGGCGCCTCGGCGGCGAGGGCAACACGTGGGAGGGCGAGCGGATCCGCTCGCTGGAGCCGGTGGCGCACCCCGTGGTGCGGGTGCACCCCGAGTCGGGCCGGCGCAGCCTGTTCGTCAACCCGGGCTTCACCACGCGGCTGCTGGGCGTGTCGGAGGTGGAGAGCCGGGCGCTGCTGGACGTGTTCTTCGCCGCGGTCGGCAGGCCGGAGTTCACCGTGCGGCACCGGTGGAGCGAGGGCGACGTGGTGGTGTGGGACAACCGGAGCACCGCCCACTACGCGGTGGACGACTACGGCGACCAGCGGCGGGTCATGCACCGGATCACGCTGCGCGGCGACGTGCCGGTGGGGGTGTGA
- a CDS encoding ABC transporter ATP-binding protein, whose protein sequence is MGEPLVELVGVEHRYRAKGADVPALGPLDLRVDPGEFLVVVGPSGSGKSTLLRLVSGFERPSTGEVRVLGGTPVPGRDVGTVFQQPRLFPWQTVGGNIGTALRWAGVPRADRPRRTRELLDQVGLGELGPRRTWEVSGGQQQRVAIARALAARPRLLLMDEPFAALDALTRERLQEDVRSLTGGERGVVFVTHSVDEAVYLATRVVVLSDRPGRVALDLPVPLPRSGVPADELRGSAEFAALRGEVAGAVRAVAA, encoded by the coding sequence GTGGGTGAGCCGCTGGTCGAGCTGGTCGGCGTCGAGCACCGGTACCGGGCCAAGGGCGCCGACGTGCCCGCGCTCGGACCGCTGGACCTGCGCGTCGACCCGGGTGAGTTCCTGGTCGTGGTCGGCCCCTCCGGGTCGGGCAAGAGCACCTTGCTGCGGCTGGTCAGCGGGTTCGAGCGGCCGTCGACGGGTGAGGTCCGGGTGCTCGGCGGCACGCCCGTGCCGGGGCGGGACGTCGGCACGGTGTTCCAGCAGCCCAGGCTGTTCCCCTGGCAGACCGTGGGCGGCAACATCGGCACCGCGCTGCGCTGGGCCGGCGTGCCGCGCGCCGACCGCCCGCGGCGCACCCGCGAGCTGCTCGACCAGGTGGGTTTGGGCGAGCTGGGCCCGCGCCGCACGTGGGAGGTCTCCGGCGGGCAGCAGCAGCGGGTGGCGATCGCGCGGGCCCTGGCCGCCCGCCCCCGGCTGCTGCTGATGGACGAGCCGTTCGCCGCGCTGGACGCGCTCACCCGCGAGCGGCTCCAGGAGGACGTCCGGTCGCTGACCGGTGGTGAGCGGGGGGTGGTGTTCGTGACGCACAGCGTGGACGAGGCGGTGTACCTGGCGACCCGCGTGGTGGTGCTGTCCGACCGGCCCGGTCGGGTGGCGCTGGACCTGCCCGTGCCGCTGCCGCGCTCCGGCGTGCCGGCCGACGAGCTGCGCGGGTCGGCGGAGTTCGCCGCGCTGCGCGGTGAGGTGGCCGGCGCCGTGCGCGCGGTGGCGGCCTGA
- a CDS encoding carboxylate-amine ligase, which yields MVNDDRPVLIDLDVPTVGVEEEFLVVDPVGGLPLPVAGEVVDLANASGADLQPELTRVQVESNTPVCRTLDEVRGHLLEARSAATAAARRAGGGLLAVGVPLAGPMGQPINDTERYGRIGRDYGMLAAEHGVCGCHVHVEVPDRETAVQVCNHLRPWLPVLLALTANSPIHQGVDTGYASWRSVLTSRWPCSGAPPYFTSAEHYDAVVGMLVDSGAVLDRGMVYWDVRPSDHLPTVEVRVSDVPATVEESVLLAALVRGLVVTAVEAVRRGERALPLCEQALRAAYWRAAHDGIEGEAVDLFANRRVPAAHLLHGLVRHVRPVLRRTGELREVNALMSEVLQGGNGAVRQRRALQRRGRLEDVVAVLSRDTAGERVPGTAA from the coding sequence ATGGTCAACGACGATCGCCCCGTTCTGATCGACCTCGACGTGCCCACCGTGGGCGTCGAGGAGGAGTTCCTGGTCGTCGACCCGGTCGGCGGCCTGCCCCTCCCGGTGGCCGGCGAGGTCGTCGACCTGGCCAACGCCTCCGGCGCCGACCTGCAACCGGAGCTGACGCGCGTGCAGGTGGAGAGCAACACCCCGGTGTGCCGGACCCTCGACGAGGTGCGCGGGCACCTGCTGGAGGCGCGGTCGGCGGCCACCGCGGCGGCGCGCCGGGCCGGCGGCGGGTTGCTGGCCGTCGGCGTGCCGCTGGCCGGGCCGATGGGGCAGCCGATCAACGACACCGAGCGCTACGGCCGGATCGGGCGGGACTACGGGATGCTGGCCGCCGAGCACGGGGTGTGCGGCTGCCACGTGCACGTCGAGGTGCCGGACCGGGAGACCGCCGTGCAGGTGTGCAACCACCTGCGGCCGTGGCTGCCCGTGCTGCTGGCGCTGACCGCCAACTCGCCGATCCACCAGGGCGTGGACACCGGGTACGCCAGTTGGCGGTCGGTGCTGACGAGCCGCTGGCCGTGCTCGGGCGCCCCGCCGTACTTCACCTCCGCCGAGCACTACGACGCGGTGGTGGGGATGCTGGTCGACAGCGGCGCGGTGCTGGACCGGGGGATGGTCTACTGGGACGTGCGGCCCTCCGACCACCTGCCCACGGTGGAGGTCAGGGTCTCGGACGTGCCGGCCACGGTGGAGGAGTCGGTGCTGCTGGCGGCGCTGGTGCGGGGCCTGGTCGTGACCGCGGTGGAGGCGGTTCGGCGCGGCGAGCGGGCGCTGCCGCTGTGCGAGCAGGCGTTGCGGGCGGCCTACTGGCGCGCGGCCCACGACGGGATCGAGGGCGAGGCGGTGGACCTGTTCGCCAACCGCCGGGTCCCGGCCGCGCACCTGCTGCACGGGCTGGTCCGCCACGTCCGGCCGGTGCTGCGCCGGACCGGGGAGCTGCGCGAGGTCAACGCGCTGATGAGCGAGGTGCTGCAGGGGGGCAACGGTGCCGTGCGGCAGCGGCGGGCCCTCCAGCGGCGCGGGCGGCTGGAGGACGTGGTGGCGGTGCTGAGCCGCGACACGGCCGGGGAGCGCGTGCCGGGTACCGCGGCCTGA
- a CDS encoding MFS transporter, translating to MPLALLALAIGAFGIGTTEFVIMGVLPEVAGEFGVSIPTAGWLVTGYALGVVAGAPLLTVLGTRVSRKKMLMSLMGLFIVGNALSAVAPAFAVMLLGRVVASLAHGAFFGVGSVVAADLVAPAKKASAISLMFTGLTVANVVGVPAGTMIGQSAGWRVTFAVVAALGVVGLLGVARLVPEAGRPEGVTVRAEFAAFRNAQVWLAMAMTVLGFGGVFAAVTYIAPMMTEVAGYSAGSVTWLLVLLGLGMVAGNLVGGRYADRALMPMLFTSLGALALVLLLFTFTAHDKVLAAVTLALIGALGFATVPPLQKWVLDQASAAPTLASAANIGAFNLGNALAAWLGGLVITAGLGYTAPNWVGALLAGSALLLSFLAASLDRRRTGAAAAAPVPVG from the coding sequence ATGCCTCTCGCGCTCCTGGCCCTCGCCATCGGTGCGTTCGGGATCGGCACCACCGAGTTCGTGATCATGGGCGTGCTGCCCGAGGTCGCCGGCGAATTCGGCGTGTCCATCCCGACCGCCGGCTGGCTGGTGACCGGCTACGCCCTCGGCGTCGTCGCCGGCGCCCCGCTGCTGACCGTCCTGGGCACCAGGGTGTCGCGCAAGAAGATGCTCATGTCCCTCATGGGGCTGTTCATCGTCGGCAACGCGCTCTCCGCGGTGGCGCCCGCCTTCGCCGTGATGCTGCTCGGCCGGGTCGTCGCCTCGCTGGCGCACGGCGCGTTCTTCGGCGTCGGCTCGGTGGTCGCGGCCGACCTGGTCGCCCCGGCGAAGAAGGCGTCCGCCATCTCCCTGATGTTCACCGGCCTGACCGTCGCCAACGTCGTCGGCGTCCCGGCGGGCACGATGATCGGCCAGTCCGCGGGCTGGCGCGTCACCTTCGCGGTCGTCGCCGCGCTCGGCGTGGTCGGCCTGCTCGGCGTGGCGAGGCTCGTGCCGGAGGCCGGGCGCCCGGAGGGGGTGACCGTGCGGGCCGAGTTCGCCGCCTTCCGCAACGCCCAGGTCTGGCTCGCGATGGCGATGACCGTCCTCGGCTTCGGCGGCGTGTTCGCCGCGGTGACCTACATCGCGCCGATGATGACCGAGGTCGCCGGGTACTCCGCAGGCTCGGTCACCTGGCTGCTGGTCCTGCTGGGCCTCGGCATGGTCGCCGGCAACCTGGTGGGCGGCAGGTACGCCGACCGCGCGCTGATGCCGATGCTGTTCACCTCGCTGGGCGCCCTCGCGCTGGTGCTGCTCCTGTTCACCTTCACCGCGCACGACAAGGTCCTCGCGGCGGTCACCCTGGCCCTGATCGGCGCCCTCGGCTTCGCCACCGTCCCGCCGCTGCAGAAGTGGGTGCTCGACCAGGCGTCCGCCGCGCCCACCCTGGCCTCGGCGGCCAACATCGGCGCCTTCAACCTCGGCAACGCGCTGGCCGCGTGGCTGGGCGGCCTGGTCATCACCGCCGGCCTCGGCTACACCGCGCCCAACTGGGTCGGCGCCCTGCTGGCCGGCAGCGCCCTGCTGCTGTCGTTCCTGGCGGCCTCGCTCGACCGGCGGCGCACCGGGGCCGCCGCGGCGGCCCCGGTGCCGGTCGGCTGA
- a CDS encoding MarR family winged helix-turn-helix transcriptional regulator has translation MTAPAMTALANGWCALSVLHGRIETRVERALQAGHDLSAREFSLLEVLSRQHSGEGGHLQMRQVADAVVLSQSATTRLVTRLEERGLLSRYLCPTDRRGIYTDVTEAGLALLAAARPTHGEALREALDEARRDDALRPLVEVVEALGVERG, from the coding sequence ATGACCGCACCTGCCATGACGGCGTTGGCCAACGGGTGGTGCGCGCTGTCGGTCCTGCACGGCCGCATCGAGACCCGCGTGGAGCGCGCGCTCCAGGCCGGGCACGACCTGAGCGCGCGCGAGTTCTCCCTGCTCGAAGTGCTCAGCCGCCAGCACAGCGGCGAGGGCGGGCACCTGCAGATGCGCCAGGTCGCCGACGCGGTCGTGCTGAGCCAGAGCGCCACCACGCGGCTGGTGACCAGGCTGGAGGAACGCGGCCTGCTGTCGCGCTACCTGTGCCCCACCGACCGCCGTGGCATCTACACCGACGTGACCGAGGCCGGCCTGGCCCTCCTGGCGGCCGCCCGCCCCACCCACGGCGAGGCGCTGCGCGAAGCCCTGGACGAGGCCCGCCGCGACGACGCCCTGCGGCCGCTGGTGGAGGTCGTGGAAGCGCTCGGGGTCGAGCGGGGGTAG